A window from Kovacikia minuta CCNUW1 encodes these proteins:
- a CDS encoding ISKra4 family transposase (programmed frameshift) — MDAEKLQQIQAHARAIAALLYDETAPEQLTTLEGIEAAVRGHVLEQVSPEIGKFFITRASGPSSGRSRQLKSILGSISLTENQAKVLNVKERTQLSPYLEKCCLILSANVSYERSAQDIPILTGMKVSRGTQQRLVHRQCFELPRIETAVEEMSIDGGKVRIRTPKGEICRWQDYKAVNLHGHCCEAFLQDNEQLVQWVNEQPLNTPVTCLGDGHDGIWNLFAGIAEVSQRREILDWFHLVENLYKVGGSLQRLATVESLLWQGNVDGAIEQFTGWQHEQVDNFIAYLTKHRHRIVNYSYYQAEGISIGSGMIESTVKQISARIKLTGAQWKADNVPQVLLHRCAYLNGQLSL, encoded by the exons ATGGATGCTGAGAAACTTCAACAAATTCAAGCTCACGCTCGTGCGATAGCGGCATTGCTCTACGATGAAACTGCCCCAGAGCAATTAACCACCCTTGAAGGCATCGAAGCGGCAGTAAGAGGACATGTCCTGGAGCAGGTCAGTCCAGAAATCGGTA AATTTTTTATCACAAGGGCAAGCGGTCCTAGCAGCGGACGAAGTCGGCAACTCAAAAGCATCCTTGGCAGCATCAGCCTCACCGAAAACCAAGCGAAAGTCTTGAACGTGAAAGAGCGCACTCAGTTAAGTCCTTACTTGGAGAAATGCTGCTTGATTTTGAGTGCGAATGTGTCCTATGAGCGATCTGCTCAAGATATTCCGATTCTAACGGGAATGAAGGTTTCCAGAGGGACACAGCAACGGTTAGTGCATCGGCAGTGCTTCGAGTTGCCACGAATTGAAACCGCAGTGGAGGAAATGAGTATTGATGGCGGCAAGGTGCGGATTCGTACTCCAAAAGGAGAGATTTGTAGATGGCAGGATTACAAAGCTGTGAATCTGCATGGACATTGCTGTGAGGCATTTTTGCAAGACAATGAGCAATTAGTCCAATGGGTCAACGAACAACCGCTGAACACTCCGGTTACTTGTCTCGGTGATGGTCATGATGGGATTTGGAACTTGTTTGCAGGGATTGCTGAAGTCAGCCAACGACGTGAGATTTTAGATTGGTTTCATCTGGTCGAAAATCTGTACAAAGTCGGTGGTTCACTGCAACGATTAGCCACTGTGGAAAGCTTGTTGTGGCAGGGTAACGTAGATGGCGCAATTGAGCAATTCACGGGTTGGCAGCATGAACAGGTTGACAACTTCATCGCCTATCTCACCAAACATCGTCATCGCATTGTCAACTATAGTTACTACCAAGCCGAAGGCATTTCAATTGGGTCGGGCATGATTGAATCGACGGTGAAGCAGATCAGCGCACGTATCAAACTGACCGGGGCACAGTGGAAAGCGGACAATGTGCCGCAAGTGTTGCTGCACCGTTGCGCTTATCTCAATGGGCAACTCTCACTCTAA
- a CDS encoding ATP-binding protein, with translation MNIAVNLTETISGYRLVENLYDGSRTTVYRAIRQADPTEPEDQQPLSVVIKLLKRQYPSFSELVQFQNQYAITRHLNIPNIIKSYSLEPYRNSYALLMEDFGGISLRQFTKGRSLPFEQFQPIALQLVQILHQLHHQRVIHKDIKPANILIHPETQQIRLIDFSIASLLPRETQEIQNPNTLEGTLAYLSPEQTGRMNRGIDYRSDFYSLGVTFFELLTGQLPFQAGEPRELVHCHIAKQPLSICDLNSELPLMLGEIVRKLMAKNAEDRYQNAIGLQHDLIQCQKIGQSANKHSWFELGQRDLSDRFLIPEKLYGREQAVATLLDAFGRVANGAIELMLVAGFSGIGKTAVVNEVHKPIVRWNGYFIKGKFDQFNRNIPLSAFVQALRDLMGQLLSETDQQVAQWRDRILSALGENAQIIIDVIPELEQIVGKQPPVPDLTGSAAQNRFNLLFQKFVAVFATSAHPLVVFLDDLQWADSASLNLIQMLMSQSEAGYLLLIGAYRDNEVSPTHPLMLTLEAIKKNSATLNTLPLNALHQNHINHLIADTFSCSTELALPLTELVYQKAKGNPFFTTQFLKALYEDGLITFDWKSGFWQCDVAQVRLLSLTDDVVEFMALQLQKLPAETQNVLKLAACIGAQFDLGTLAIVSEKSQADVAANLWKALQEGLVLPQSEVYKFYQESGVRSQNPGELAIASDSRILNSGSCVYKFLHDRVQQAAYSLIEQGQKQSIHLLIGTLLLENLLATEREDRWVHPSYAMSRNT, from the coding sequence ATGAATATCGCCGTAAATCTGACTGAAACCATTTCTGGATATCGTCTGGTTGAAAATCTCTATGACGGTTCTCGCACAACGGTTTATCGAGCAATTCGACAGGCAGACCCGACAGAACCCGAAGATCAACAACCCCTCTCGGTTGTGATTAAACTACTCAAACGGCAATATCCCAGTTTCAGTGAGTTGGTGCAGTTCCAGAATCAGTATGCAATCACCAGGCATCTCAACATTCCCAACATCATCAAGTCCTACAGTCTGGAACCCTACCGAAACAGCTATGCTCTGTTAATGGAGGACTTTGGCGGCATTTCTCTGCGCCAATTTACTAAAGGGCGATCGCTCCCCTTTGAGCAATTTCAACCGATCGCCCTGCAACTGGTGCAAATTCTGCATCAGCTGCATCATCAGCGTGTCATTCATAAAGACATCAAACCCGCCAACATTTTGATCCATCCAGAGACACAACAGATCAGACTGATCGACTTCTCCATCGCCTCGCTGCTGCCCAGGGAAACCCAGGAGATCCAGAACCCCAATACGCTGGAGGGGACTCTGGCCTACCTTTCGCCAGAACAAACCGGACGCATGAATCGGGGCATCGACTATCGCAGCGATTTTTACTCTTTAGGGGTAACATTTTTTGAGTTGCTCACTGGACAACTGCCCTTTCAGGCTGGCGAACCGAGGGAATTGGTGCATTGCCATATTGCTAAACAACCACTCTCAATCTGTGACCTCAATTCTGAGTTGCCCCTAATGCTGGGCGAAATTGTCCGTAAACTAATGGCAAAGAATGCCGAAGACCGTTACCAGAACGCCATTGGCCTCCAGCACGATTTAATCCAATGTCAAAAGATAGGGCAGTCTGCAAACAAACACTCCTGGTTTGAACTGGGACAACGGGATCTGTCCGATCGCTTCCTCATCCCGGAAAAGCTCTATGGGCGGGAACAGGCCGTTGCAACACTCCTGGACGCTTTTGGGCGGGTTGCCAATGGAGCCATTGAGCTAATGTTAGTAGCGGGTTTTTCTGGGATTGGCAAAACCGCAGTTGTAAATGAAGTCCACAAGCCGATCGTCCGCTGGAATGGGTACTTCATCAAAGGTAAGTTCGACCAGTTCAACCGCAACATTCCCCTGAGTGCCTTCGTGCAAGCCTTGCGTGATCTGATGGGACAACTACTCAGTGAAACCGATCAGCAAGTAGCGCAGTGGCGGGATAGGATTCTGTCTGCACTGGGCGAAAATGCTCAGATCATCATAGACGTGATCCCCGAACTGGAGCAGATTGTTGGCAAGCAGCCACCCGTACCCGACCTCACAGGCAGCGCTGCCCAGAATCGCTTTAATCTACTGTTTCAGAAGTTCGTTGCAGTGTTTGCGACTTCAGCCCATCCGCTGGTGGTGTTTCTCGACGATTTGCAGTGGGCAGACTCAGCCTCACTTAACTTGATCCAGATGTTGATGAGTCAATCTGAAGCTGGCTATCTGCTGCTCATCGGAGCTTACCGCGATAACGAAGTTTCTCCAACCCATCCATTGATGCTAACGCTGGAAGCGATCAAAAAAAACAGCGCAACACTCAACACCCTGCCCCTAAACGCCCTGCACCAGAACCACATCAATCATTTGATTGCCGACACATTCAGTTGTTCGACCGAACTGGCACTGCCATTAACCGAGTTGGTCTATCAAAAAGCCAAAGGCAATCCATTTTTCACAACACAATTTCTCAAGGCACTCTACGAAGACGGACTGATTACATTTGATTGGAAGAGTGGTTTCTGGCAGTGTGATGTAGCCCAGGTGCGATTGCTTTCCCTCACGGATGATGTGGTGGAGTTCATGGCGCTCCAACTTCAAAAATTGCCTGCTGAAACCCAGAATGTGCTTAAACTTGCCGCTTGTATCGGCGCTCAGTTTGACCTGGGGACACTGGCCATCGTCTCAGAAAAATCTCAAGCAGACGTTGCAGCCAATTTGTGGAAGGCATTACAGGAAGGGCTGGTGCTCCCACAGAGTGAGGTTTATAAGTTTTATCAGGAGTCAGGAGTCAGGAGTCAGAATCCAGGAGAATTAGCCATTGCTTCTGACTCTCGAATTCTGAATTCTGGCTCCTGTGTCTACAAATTTCTGCACGATCGCGTTCAACAAGCGGCTTACTCTTTAATTGAGCAGGGGCAAAAACAATCCATCCATCTTTTAATTGGGACGTTACTTTTAGAAAATTTATTAGCCACTGAACGAGAAGATCGGTGGGTGCATCCCAGTTATGCAATGAGTAGGAATACTTAG